From Dehalococcoidia bacterium, one genomic window encodes:
- a CDS encoding phenylacetic acid degradation protein PaaB produces MQEYEAFVRFRKGEPLQHVGSVRAPDPESALEAAYHIFLRLDTFERLWVVDRRFIAEMIPDAEWDRRRIQETEFRRPSFYVRKLAAAGYTPPKLSTG; encoded by the coding sequence GTGCAAGAATACGAAGCATTTGTGAGATTCAGGAAGGGGGAGCCATTGCAGCACGTAGGGAGCGTGCGGGCACCCGATCCTGAGTCGGCTCTAGAAGCGGCATACCACATCTTCCTCCGTCTCGACACTTTCGAGCGGCTGTGGGTTGTAGACCGTCGGTTTATAGCGGAGATGATCCCTGATGCCGAGTGGGACCGAAGGCGCATCCAGGAGACAGAGTTTCGGCGGCCATCGTTCTACGTCCGTAAGCTGGCGGCCGCTGGCTATACGCCACCCAAGTTGTCCACGGGGTGA
- a CDS encoding Phenylacetic acid catabolic protein, translating to MEDVDGFVAYIQAGGKVEAGDWMPEEYKNEVIKIASFQAILEVVPMPLFRRWMYMAPTLWRRRPLLGKIQDEVGHCHITARMLEDLGKSREELFSDYLEGRIHLNYPFKFPVDSWGELPAFLLLTNSAAVVQFRSLAHGSYLPYCRVMKKIMREESFHFYHALQLCHELVTEGTPRQRSQVQEGLAKWWHIAIYQFGPPEHLTKGRDWRKWRVKVDENETLRQQWISMLYPIVRSLGVEPDPNLERDPDTGEWRYSPLDWDRFFHLIRQRTPLEEWYVEEFKRSYENDQWALKALKELPLAA from the coding sequence ATGGAGGACGTGGATGGGTTTGTGGCCTACATCCAGGCCGGCGGCAAAGTAGAGGCAGGGGATTGGATGCCAGAAGAGTACAAGAACGAAGTCATAAAGATAGCGAGCTTCCAAGCTATCCTTGAGGTCGTGCCCATGCCTCTTTTCCGGAGATGGATGTACATGGCGCCCACCTTATGGCGTCGGCGCCCTCTCCTCGGCAAGATCCAGGACGAGGTAGGCCACTGCCACATCACCGCGCGGATGCTGGAAGATCTTGGTAAGAGCCGCGAGGAACTGTTCAGCGATTACTTAGAAGGCCGTATACACCTTAATTACCCGTTCAAGTTCCCCGTAGATAGCTGGGGCGAGCTGCCCGCCTTCCTCTTGTTAACCAATTCTGCCGCCGTCGTTCAGTTCCGTTCTTTGGCTCACGGTAGCTATTTGCCTTATTGTCGCGTGATGAAAAAGATCATGAGGGAAGAGTCATTCCATTTCTATCATGCCCTTCAACTTTGCCACGAGCTGGTGACCGAGGGTACCCCACGTCAGCGCTCTCAGGTGCAGGAGGGGCTCGCTAAGTGGTGGCATATCGCCATCTATCAGTTCGGGCCTCCTGAGCACCTTACCAAAGGCAGGGACTGGCGCAAATGGCGGGTGAAGGTGGATGAAAACGAGACGTTGCGGCAGCAATGGATCAGCATGCTGTACCCCATCGTCCGCAGCTTGGGGGTGGAGCCCGACCCGAACCTGGAGCGTGACCCGGATACAGGAGAGTGGCGCTACTCGCCTCTGGACTGGGACCGATTTTTCCACCTCATACGCCAGCGAACGCCGCTTGAAGAGTGGTACGTGGAGGAGTTCAAGAGAAGCTACGAGAATGACCAATGGGCGCTGAAAGCTCTAAAGGAGCTGCCCTTGGCGGCTTAG